A window of the Limanda limanda chromosome 8, fLimLim1.1, whole genome shotgun sequence genome harbors these coding sequences:
- the pnp6 gene encoding purine nucleoside phosphorylase 6, which yields MEAPAMETSSYEETADWLRNHTDQHPKVAIICGSGLGGLADLLQNKKVFSYEEIPHFPTSTVPGHAGKLVFGSLQGRECVCMQGRFHFYEGYNIQTVAFPVRIFHLLGVETLIVTNACGGLNTSYSVGDIMLIKDHINMPGLAGQNPLVGSNHERFGVRFPCMSDAYDRDLIALAKQTAAEQGCDSFLQEGVYCMVAGPSYETIAECRALRMMGADTVGMSTVPEVVVARHCGMRVLGLSLVTNMTVTDYDSHEKANHEEVLQTTRHRAKDLEKLVSNLINKI from the exons ATGGAGGCTCCGGCCATGGAAACCAGCAG TTATGAGGAGACAGCCGACTGGCTGAGGAACCACACAGATCAGCATCCGAAGGTGGCCATCATCTGTGGCTCCGGCCTCGGCGGCTTGGCTGACCTGCTGCAAAACAAGAAAGTCTTCAGCTATGAGGAAATCCCTCATTTCCCCACCAGCACCG TGCCAGGTCATGCCGGGAAGCTGGTGTTTGGGAGCCTGCAGGGCCGCGAGTGCGTCTGTATGCAGGGGCGCTTCCACTTCTACGAGGGCTACAACATCCAAACG GTCGCGTTCCCAGTGCGAATCTTCCACCTGCTGGGTGTGGAAACCCTGATTGTGACCAATGCGTGCGGTGGACTCAACACCAGCTACAGTGTGGGAGACATCATGCTCATCAAGGATCACATCAACATGCCGGGCCTTGCAGGACAGAACCCGCTCGTTGGCTCCAACCATGAGAg GTTTGGAGTTCGTTTCCCTTGCATGTCGGATGCATATGACCGAGACTTGATTGCTCTGGCCAAGCAAACCGCAGCGGAGCAGGGCTGCGACAGCTTCCTGCAGGAGGGAGTTTACTGCATGGTGGCTGGACCGTCATATGAGACCATTGCAGAGTGCAGAGCTCTGCGGATGATGGGGGCTGACACTGTGG GTATGAGCACAGTCCCCGAGGTGGTGGTGGCTCGTCATTGCGGCATGCGTGTCCTGGGTCTGTCCCTCGTCACCAACATGACCGTGACGGACTATGACAGCCATGAGAAGGCAAACCACGAGGAGGTGCTGCAGACCACCCGGCATCGAGCCAAGGACCTGGAGAAGCTCGTCAGCAACCTCATCAACAAGATCTAG